The Crocosphaera subtropica ATCC 51142 genome includes a window with the following:
- the ilvC gene encoding ketol-acid reductoisomerase encodes MARMYYDADANLDLLADKTVAIIGYGSQGHAHALNLKDSGINVVVGLYPGSKSRQKAEDAGLKVMNVADAASAADWIMILLPDEVQKAVYQEDIEPNLREGKVLSFAHGFNIHFGQIVPPETVDVIMVAPKGPGHLVRRTYEQGEGVPCLFAVYQDASGQARDRAMAYAKGIGGTRAGILETSFREETETDLFGEQVVLCGGLSALIKSGFETLVAAGYQPELAYFECLHEVKLIVDLIVEGGLAKMRDSISNTAEYGDLTRGPRIVTDETRAEMKQILREIQSGQFAREFVLENQSGKPGFTAMRRQEAEHPIEEVGKDLRAMFSWLKDK; translated from the coding sequence ATGGCTCGGATGTATTACGACGCAGATGCCAACCTTGATCTATTAGCAGATAAAACTGTGGCCATTATTGGCTATGGTTCTCAAGGTCATGCTCACGCCCTCAATTTAAAAGATAGTGGCATCAATGTGGTAGTGGGGCTGTATCCAGGCAGTAAATCACGACAAAAAGCCGAAGATGCAGGGCTAAAAGTTATGAATGTGGCTGATGCTGCCAGTGCTGCTGATTGGATCATGATCTTGTTGCCCGATGAAGTTCAAAAAGCGGTTTATCAAGAAGATATCGAACCCAATTTAAGAGAGGGTAAGGTTTTATCCTTTGCTCACGGTTTTAACATTCACTTTGGTCAAATTGTTCCCCCCGAAACCGTAGATGTGATAATGGTTGCCCCTAAAGGACCAGGGCATCTAGTGCGCCGTACCTACGAACAAGGGGAAGGGGTTCCCTGTTTATTCGCCGTTTATCAAGATGCCAGTGGACAGGCCCGTGATCGCGCTATGGCCTATGCTAAAGGAATTGGAGGAACCCGTGCCGGTATTCTCGAAACCAGCTTCAGAGAAGAGACAGAAACGGACTTATTTGGGGAACAGGTAGTCCTCTGTGGTGGTTTATCGGCACTCATTAAATCAGGGTTTGAAACCCTCGTTGCAGCCGGTTATCAGCCCGAATTAGCTTATTTTGAATGCCTCCACGAAGTCAAATTAATTGTGGACTTGATTGTGGAAGGAGGACTGGCGAAAATGCGTGATAGTATCTCCAATACCGCAGAATATGGAGATTTAACCAGAGGTCCTCGGATTGTTACCGATGAAACTCGCGCCGAAATGAAACAAATTCTTAGAGAGATTCAATCGGGTCAATTTGCACGGGAATTTGTTCTAGAAAATCAATCCGGTAAACCAGGGTTTACGGCGATGCGTCGTCAAGAAGCGGAACACCCCATTGAAGAAGTGGGCAAAGATTTACGGGCTATGTTTAGTTGGTTAAAAGACAAGTAA
- the accB gene encoding acetyl-CoA carboxylase biotin carboxyl carrier protein encodes MSINFNELRDLLGAIAHTDIAEVSLKTETFELNVRRDVAHTTQLLSPIAPETVAPPSAPATPTPPPETPPSPAEKKWVAITSPMVGTFYRAPAPDEPPFVDVGDRVSNTQTVCIIEAMKLMNEIEAEVTGEVMEIAVANGEPVEYGQTLMWVNPS; translated from the coding sequence GTGTCAATTAATTTTAATGAACTACGAGATTTGTTAGGGGCGATCGCTCACACCGATATTGCCGAAGTTAGCCTGAAAACAGAAACCTTTGAGTTAAATGTCCGTCGAGACGTTGCCCACACCACTCAACTGTTAAGCCCCATCGCCCCAGAAACCGTAGCCCCACCTTCAGCCCCTGCCACACCTACCCCACCCCCAGAAACCCCCCCCTCTCCAGCAGAGAAAAAATGGGTGGCTATTACTTCTCCGATGGTAGGAACTTTTTATCGCGCTCCTGCCCCCGATGAACCGCCTTTTGTAGATGTGGGCGATCGCGTCAGTAATACCCAAACCGTCTGTATTATCGAAGCGATGAAATTGATGAATGAAATTGAAGCCGAAGTCACTGGAGAAGTGATGGAGATTGCAGTAGCCAACGGGGAACCCGTCGAATATGGTCAAACCTTGATGTGGGTAAATCCGAGTTAA
- the efp gene encoding elongation factor P, translating to MISSNDFRTGTSIELDGSVWRVVEFLHVKPGKGSAFVRTKLKNAQTGSVVERTFRAGETVPQATLEKRTMQHTYKEGEQYVFMDMETYEEVRLSPEQMGTTVNYIKEEMEADVLFWNDTVLEVQLPTSVILEVTDTDPGVKGDTATGGTKPAIVETGAQVMVPLFISIGEKIKVDTRDGSYLGRET from the coding sequence ATGATTTCTAGTAACGATTTTCGGACTGGTACCAGCATTGAATTAGATGGTTCAGTATGGCGCGTCGTTGAATTCCTGCACGTCAAACCAGGTAAGGGTTCTGCCTTCGTGCGAACCAAATTAAAAAACGCTCAGACAGGTAGTGTCGTTGAACGGACATTTCGTGCAGGAGAAACCGTTCCCCAAGCCACTTTAGAAAAACGCACCATGCAACATACCTATAAAGAAGGGGAACAATACGTCTTTATGGATATGGAAACCTATGAAGAAGTGCGTTTAAGCCCTGAACAAATGGGAACAACGGTCAACTATATCAAAGAAGAAATGGAAGCCGATGTTCTCTTCTGGAACGATACAGTCTTAGAGGTACAACTGCCCACCTCAGTGATTTTAGAAGTAACCGACACCGATCCAGGGGTAAAAGGGGATACGGCAACCGGGGGAACCAAACCCGCCATTGTCGAAACAGGAGCGCAAGTGATGGTACCTCTGTTTATTTCCATTGGAGAAAAAATTAAAGTCGATACCCGTGATGGTTCCTATTTAGGACGAGAAACTTAA